A stretch of the Petroclostridium xylanilyticum genome encodes the following:
- a CDS encoding SHOCT domain-containing protein — MSQTQITNEIKYKIALSLLNSLLEKGLITLSELKEIDRLNRNSFTPALAEVYV, encoded by the coding sequence ATGTCACAGACTCAAATAACCAACGAAATCAAGTATAAAATAGCGCTTTCGCTGCTGAACAGCCTGCTTGAAAAAGGGCTTATTACTCTTTCTGAATTGAAAGAAATTGACAGATTAAATCGGAATTCATTCACTCCAGCCCTGGCGGAGGTATATGTGTAA